Below is a window of Brassica napus cultivar Da-Ae chromosome A5, Da-Ae, whole genome shotgun sequence DNA.
gtaTGCAACAAATATTTCCACAAGCAGCttctaattaaatatttataaacccCTAAAATGTAGGTCCGTTTAATCAGATGGCATGGCATCAATACCAGAACGGTTTGAGTTTGATCTtaaaattttcactttttttttttgagaaaagggtttaatatgatttattttgttacgCAATTATAACTTTCCACAAACAGCTTCTTAATAATctttataaaccctaaaattgcAGGTTGGTTTAATCAGGTGGCCTGGCAACAATATCCGCAATTTTGTACAAATCCACAGTTTCCTCAAGTCTACTGGTAAAATTCTACATATAGATTTGCTTGAAACTAGAGCTAAAACATCTTGTTTTGATTGTAACGAATAACAAATAAAGTTTTATGGATATTCTTTAGGGATTCATATCGTGGAGCATATTTTCAAATTCCACACCATCCTTGCTCCTCCAACATGGTTAGTACTTATGCTCCACACTagtgtgtttttattttgtttcattggttttgtttaattaacattttgaatattttactGGTATTTGTGCAGAACTGGCATCAGACCCACAGTTTACGACCTCCCGGTATGTCTCAGCCGCCTACAGAACCAAGATTTGAAGAGCTCCCTGCTGATACCAATCAAGAAGCTGTCTCCACTCCAGATGTTGTGCGCAATGACAACAATGAAGAGGTCGATACAGAAACAGACAGTGGTGTCGATCAGCAAAATGGAAAGGATCAGGATGGAGAGATTAGTGGACAAGACAATAGCATCAAGCTAGATGTTAAGGATCAAGAAGGAGAGATCAATGGACAAAACAATGGCATCAAGCAAGATGTTAAGGATCAAGAAGGAGAGATCAATGGACAAGACAATGGCATCAAGCAAGATGTTAAGAATGAAGAGGGAAATATCGTGAgtggagaagatgaaaacaCCAAGCAGGGTGCAGGTGTGACAAATCAGTTTTGTTCTGCGATCAATGTTACACTCCAAATCGAGACAGGCCGTGAAGAAAAATCTGAAAACACACCACAAGAAAACGGTTTTGATCATGAAGAGAAGACGCAGCATAGGAAGTTGGACTGATCACAAAGGAGACTCAAGAATGCATGAGTAAGAGAAGCTGGATCAATCAATTTTATCTTCTCGCCCTTATGTtgctatatttacttattggcCAAAcgattttattttcatttacaaAACCAAAAGTCAGCTTCTAATTAATCTTATTCATAAACCTTACAATTGCTTAGAATCGTATTATTGTTGGGCAAAAGCAAGTTGCATTAAAATTCAtacttattaaaatcataacgtTCCTTCTAAGCATAATGGTAGAGGGTTACTATACGTAATAAATTATGAAAGCTAACTAGGTCTTGtagtttctcttctttaatttttttttttttgtgtgtggatAGTAGTAGGGTGGCTCCTTTCCAGAGAAATTTGACGGACGAACATAAAAAGTGGAGTTTGaactagaaaattaaaaatatgtccACTGAAAAGAAAATAACTATACAAATATGAGCTTTTTTGTACTTGATGTACTATGGGATTCGGTTCTTGCTCCTTTACTTGAACTAGGACCATCTTAGCCTCTAAGGTATTAAATTCCAAAACCACACTTTTATAGAGTAGAATTAGAAAACTACATGAACATTAATTAGAACATACTTTAGACTAGGTGATTTTTCCGATGAGCAcgggtataaatatatatacaataaatataatataataattgattaatatttacttttatttttaatttaatttataattcatatgtataatttatattaataatattatattattttaattagacatGATTTTTGATATGTTATATCTAGTCGGTATTGTTGTTTTCACagtcgatttagttatcatttgggcATATTGAATTGCATCTATTTCtctgaattcaactataatgttttatattctaaatatattaaagtttgagaaattcccttaaataacagtttttagtttattttcacaaaatagaCATCTAagaaggaaaatgaccaaaagagattttattaaagggtaaaatatgcatttataccctatagggttaactaatccaagACTTAGTTTTAGAGTTAAGAAGTTGGGTTTCGGGGATgggttaaaaaaattttaaaataaaaaataaatattaaaattttgaaaataaaaagggctatttttgtctttttatttttgagggttatttttgtgacaaaacttaaaaaatgctCTTTGGGAGAATTGTCTTAaagttttgattaattttattatttgcatttaggttggttgttgttttatatatggaaatgtattttagaaagattatgtattttttttttttttttgtcatcaacttttaCAGACTCAaactgactctgtaaaccaaactgggtgatctgcatccatgtgaacgacaaaagacggCTGCTGTctaacactgcgtgctagtCTATCCGCCATTgtattttgcgtccttggtatATAGATGATCTCTGATCGGGTGAACATCTCTTTCAGGATCTTCacatcttccaaataatttgcaaatgtTGGCCACTCCTcaggttccgaaaccatcttcaccaattgagagcagtccgttgcaaacgtaacctcaaactgacgtaaattcctcatacattccatagccCAAAGGagcgcttccatctccgcatgaagaggagaaagaCTGGCTCtaacattcctcgcccccaacaatccatcaaaaccttctaagGTAgaaagattatgtataacttaaaatatattatgcttagaatgaaataaaaaataaacaaaagtgtATGATtctaaattacataaattaatataatgataatactctaaagtctcatgcatatatataaattttagtaactaaattgtaacaattggttaatattttattttaatttattaatatattttgagtcATCCTaaacttatatttataaaataaataaatattattattaaattatatatattcttattgtagttaaatatatgaattagatATAAGTTCAATTAATCGagtcactcatgttgtgagtatattgaaTTTCATATATTCTTTCAAGTTAAGACTGacatgtatttatttttgattaagTCAAATAAAGTagtaatatcttatatattaaaacagaagtcatgacttcttttcatgtgtgattctTTTAGTTTGGATCATtcctagaaaatatcatattttacataagttcattattatatattttaatacctttatcattttatttgaaatacaaatgaatatatttaaaatcttctaacaaaatctttttaaaatatccttagaatctttttaaatttactttcaaaaattagttagttttaatttaaattatcataaaatataattagaaattaaaattgaatatagttttggtttataaacgaaaatttaaataaaatgaaattaattaatttcacaaatacatttactaataatttttaaagattttgttagaaataaatatttatttttattttaagtttttcaaatttgttttctaataaaataaaaatcatgattttttgatgagtgatatttttatttggaccctcatttaaattttatattaaatgtatatcactaatgctaatatacataatatttttaactactttaatcataatatcttttatatcttttaattttttaaaaataaattaaaattctaacaaaatctcttgaaaaagatataataagatcttaattgtcataaattgaatataaatattttcaactaattttgtaattagtaatgaaatgttactaaaagaataaaattatatcctattttatcaattttataataaaatctatcattttaaaataaaaatgttatattgaagaaaatatgatcaaattattttaaattgataaattaacatattttattttcataaatataaaatatttatgctaaaaatataatatgttggtagaacgggttaatattagtaaactatataatacatgtataaaattttaacttatcttaaactttttaatatacagtaatttattatatagaataaataaacattaaaaaattactaaaaaaatctagcgatttgaattacggatcatgattataataaattaaatataaaattattttcatatatgttgtttcatgcattaaaaaatttaatttagtaatcaaacgcaaattcaataagacaaatatataataagcaacatatatatgtgatgattttaatttacagtatgaaaactttaaaattattatatttggcataattatacaaacatttaaatatgtgagtaacattaaaaatatataataattatgtaaaacaaatatctatatatataaatatgaaaatatatacccacacggttgtgcgggtggaaATCTAGTTTATCGCttaaatgtgcatgtattttcataatatttatcaaatcatgtgttgatatttaaaaaaatattaaatcctTACAACCAAGAGGAACAATTTAAGAGCTTGATTGGtttccccgctaccacccgcaaacgcagcttttgcgtttggtagcggttgacagcgtttcgaaacaatcatacaaaccgctataaattgcttcaaaccgctccgaacctcttaaattcaaaagctagttccagctagcgtttgcggttgcgggcggttgcgggaggataattttttttttttttttaaaaaccatataaatacaaaaataaaaatattcaataaatttttaaaaatgaaattataaaaatactaaaatatatctatgatattttaattaatattacaaaattttaaaataaaaatattttctataattttaaaaattttaaactataactttgaaaatataatttatatatttattataatattatgatttttgatatttttataattatataaaatgtaaatattgttaatttattatttaaccgctgctgtatctagtagttaaccagtcataagtatcccgcaaacgcaccaatttctaaccgcagaaccagtcgtacaaatctcttaaaaccgctagaaaccgcaaccacccgcatccgcaaacgcccgcaaccgcaaccgcaaccgctgcgtttgaaccagtcaggcccttaaGTTATTGGTTGAACAAACGTACACTATGAAGTATGAACCAATCATAGACAATGTGAGTTGGCAACGTGCGAGTGGTATTTcgttattttagaaaataaacgATGATCACTATCTCAGTGATCTAATATCGTTCATCTGACAAAACAAACCAACGGCTTGGATTTGTTTTCGATATTTTTACGCATCTAAAATATCGTCCACCTATCAAATTCTACAAAACATTTTGTAAAGTACTAAAGCAAGTGGAAATATACAGAAACAGCAAGTAAAGTCTAAAACTGGGAAGTCTCTCAAACAGTGTTTGGCAATGGTATGTGCTTGTACTACCATTTCAGACTTGAATGTCCGCTAGCATGATGTGCATTCAAACACCTCGAAAGTCTAATTAAATTTCATTTGCTTAAATCAGAGAAAAATAAACCGCATTGGGAAGTAGACATTTGAAGTGTTTGGATGCACATCATGCAAGCGGACATTGATACTTGCAATTCATATTCGATTATCACCAACACAAACTATGTATGCTTGTATATACAATTGGAAAGAATCATGTGCTTGAGCGTATACGTGTACAAATTTTGCCTTGATAAAATAATCAGTATATTATCACAAAACGAAGAGAAAATGTAAAGTAAAAGAGACTAAGACATGTCCCAAAATATCACACAAAATAAGAAATGTGAGAAGCTTCCAATGTAAGAATTCAGAAAGCTAACAAAGGGCCTAAGCCTATATATAGAAAGTGGATACTTAACCCCAAAGCAGTGCTTTAAAGGTGGCTTAGAGCTTGGGACGAAAAATACAAAGGCAAAGGAGGCACATGTATGAGTGATACAGctatcttccttcttcttctcttataaaCATATCGTTCTTTTGACTGATTCTCATTGCTTTTATAGCGATTCGTGCCTACAAAAGCTCTTCCTTTCTAACATGTATTCGTTTTCTTTTCCAAAAGTTAGTGTAATTAAATAAcatttcaattattttgtgCATATCGTCTTATAATAAGAATGGAAAGATGATTTAGCCAACGTATGATGAGACACCTCAACTTTGTCTTGTGAAGATATTTGTTAACCAAAAATCATAGTAAATTCATGTAAATATAACATTAAGAAAGATATATTAATCTTCTCGCATACAATGATTCAATCCATCCTTTCACTGACAGCTTTACGTAAGCCCCATGTGAATTACTTTCTACATTGTTCTGAAGGGATAAATTTTTCTTCCTTCTGAGGATACATCTTATTCATTCCATGAGAATAGTATATTGGAcgtaaaaattataaactcatTCGACGGCGCCTTAACGATCAGCTAGGTGGTTTAATTCCAGTAGATTATTTGTTTACAATGATTCAAATAGAATTTTGTATCTGATGTCAAGAGATATCATCCTTCAAAAACATTCAACAAATGTTTGCGGAAGTAACCTGCAATTTGAAgtgttttggtttatattttttgtatttgttatCCACAAATCATAGATTCAACCATTATATTTGCTAAAATACAAACCAGCGTTTATAATCATTAGTACATGCAATAATAATgtaaatagagaaaaaaacaaacacataacaAACTCGACAGACTTAACAAATTATGATTATATTTATTGGAATCACATAGAAACACACATACACACTACGAGAAAAGAACAAATTTTCTTCCAAAGTACTAAGTTTAAAgaaactgaagctgaagaagaagaagaagaataaagaggTGATGGAATCAGTCACGAGTCTCGTGGAACCTTCTGATGAAATCAGTGGATTTCCGGTTAATAGCCGGTTCGACGACGTACCAGTTATAGAAGTTGCCTTCACTATCTTCACTATACATCTCGTCGTCTGTTCCTGCCTGGTTTGATCGCTGCCTTCTCCTCCACCATGCTTTGAAGCTGCCGAAGAAGCTAAACAAGAAACGCCAAGAACCTCCCATTATAATCCTATATAGAGAGGAAAATATAATACGTTAGAGATATAGATGTATATTGCTTGTATTTATCTAAAGATGCATATAAGCATGTGAAGGAACGTGAGTTCTGATGGTCTAGGGTTCAAAACACAAGGTCTCTCTTTATAGAAGGCTGGCCAAGTTGGAATCCTAGAGGAACCATGCACGAAACACCCCCACCAACCAAAAAGATATAACTTTTCACTTataatatctttttcttttaaaaaaaaaaatgaacgcTCAATAGAGATGCAGGCATTTGGAAAAAGAATTTCCGTAAcaaatcttctctattaaaagagaaataccatttttatctactataaaAAGTCATACTAACTTTATTAGGTCCATTccattaattacatttatttaattatttacattaatatattaaatatataaagatattaataacaaatcaattttaactgtaaatttaaattttatttttagttataacaaaatgttcagaaaaaatctaacaaaatctttctaaaaatttaaaatattttatttaaattaataccattgattaattttgtaattaataatatataccattatacattaatttaaataagattttattataaaacaaaataaaataaaagtgtttgctatttttcaaattttataattatattctatatcttctttattaaaagaaataccataaaaattcatactaggtctatttcatcaattacatctatttgattatttaagttaatctatttaatacataacatttctaaaaaatattataaattatatagatattaataaataaattttaactgtaaatttaaattttatttttacttataacaaaatatgttggaaaaaatctaacaaaatcttaataaaattttaaaatatttttaaattaatgcaacgattgatttcataattaataatatagtattattataatatatttacttataaaatcccacaatatactaaaataaataacatagaaatataaattatgctaagaaaatatcagttttatagtataactaaataaattttaaaatgtattgtattcagtttgtaaaaattagaaaaaaaatgaaagagattctcaattttttttatttcatactatgaatttattttaccaaactcgaaaatatattaatatataataacaattaataataaagtaaaatgtataaaacaaatcattatacattaataatatcggataagaaacataaccaataacattatagatttaaacaatatataacgctaaaatgtaaattatatctttgaaagttttgcgatggtatctgttatatatttataaaatgaaaatctacCCGCACGGATGTGCGGGTGAAAAATCTAGTTTTCTGATTAAGTTTATATAGcaaattttgtatttgaagcatttctcaaaaaagaaaactttggaGTTGAAGCTATGTGAAAAATTTAATTGCTAAAGTAAATCTGTTACATTTCCACGTCAGTactcaatataaatattgtacggatactaaaatatgttaatgtatTTTTGAGAAGTAATATTTATTCAGAAAAGTAGTGGTTATACTCAAATTGAACAACTTTGATTACCAGCGAttctaaaataagaaataaacctagtgaacttttttttcattttggtttcGCAGAACTTGTCAATCTATGACACTCACATTTGAACCATATAGAGTTCACATGTCACGGGAGCTCACACTTCGATgttttttgttctttgattCAACATCTGTAGTTTGTGAGAACCCCAAAGAACATGTGTAGCATTCACGACTAAAAATGTATCAAGCTGATGTTTCTTTGTTCTAGACTTTTGGTGCcagaaattatatttattttaatattaaaacgtaaaactttctaaatattagatggtattaatttttatttataaaaaataagaatttcaaATGACTATGATTGATACGTTTTAAATGCTGAAAGTTAATTTGTAAGATTAAATGGATTAAATGGTGAAGGTAATCGCAAGAGGTTCCGGTTTAAATTGCGAGATAGTACGGTCTAAAAAGCTTCCGGTAAAATTGATTCCGGTTTAAATTGCAAGACTTCATAAAACGCCACCGTTTCATCACTCTCTTTGGCggctctatctctctctcccaCTCTCGAGCTCTCGGAAGAAGCTCTCCGCACCAAAAACCCTAAAGCTCTCACCTTTCCTTGTTACACATACACAGACACATCTCCACATTCAGCAGCGCTTCACGTAATGGATGCCTCTCCTTTGAAAAAGCTCGAGCAGCTAGAGTTCTCTCTAGATTCCGTCACTGATCTCTCCTCCTCCCCTTCCGCTTCGCCTTCCTCTCCCGCCGTAGCTACGTTCTCGTGCGTTGACGGCGTCACGGAGCTCCGGTTTCTCCAATCGGACTCGACCCATTGTTTCACTTTTGATCTCGCTTCAGCTCAGGTGAAACACTTATTTGAATTTTGGTGTAGAAGACCCAATATGCAATTTGATCGTATTGTGTTTTGTTTCACAGTTATTCAAGTTGGGGACAGTC
It encodes the following:
- the LOC106345632 gene encoding uncharacterized protein LOC106345632 isoform X1, whose amino-acid sequence is MCATFFPKALRLSVRFISPALCDHWSRRALAMSQPNNNNGDDDKRYKKIFVGGLAWSVTTDVLRSFFQENCGEVLEANVVSETLPDGNLKSKGYGFVTFRDVAAATRACRPPYPDIEGRRTNINLAYVNAKNNPNQTGLLQQAGPSHQYQHGPFNQMAWHQYQNGWFNQVAWQQYPQFCTNPQFPQVYWDSYRGAYFQIPHHPCSSNMNWHQTHSLRPPGMSQPPTEPRFEELPADTNQEAVSTPDVVRNDNNEEVDTETDSGVDQQNGKDQDGEISGQDNSIKLDVKDQEGEINGQNNGIKQDVKDQEGEINGQDNGIKQDVKNEEGNIVSGEDENTKQGAGVTNQFCSAINVTLQIETGREEKSENTPQENGFDHEEKTQHRKLD
- the LOC106345632 gene encoding tRNA selenocysteine 1-associated protein 1-like isoform X2; protein product: MSQPNNNNGDDDKRYKKIFVGGLAWSVTTDVLRSFFQENCGEVLEANVVSETLPDGNLKSKGYGFVTFRDVAAATRACRPPYPDIEGRRTNINLAYVNAKNNPNQTGLLQQAGPSHQYQHGWFNQVAWQQYPQFCTNPQFPQVYWDSYRGAYFQIPHHPCSSNMNWHQTHSLRPPGMSQPPTEPRFEELPADTNQEAVSTPDVVRNDNNEEVDTETDSGVDQQNGKDQDGEISGQDNSIKLDVKDQEGEINGQNNGIKQDVKDQEGEINGQDNGIKQDVKNEEGNIVSGEDENTKQGAGVTNQFCSAINVTLQIETGREEKSENTPQENGFDHEEKTQHRKLD